Below is a genomic region from Panthera tigris isolate Pti1 chromosome E1, P.tigris_Pti1_mat1.1, whole genome shotgun sequence.
GAAGGCCAACCTGCCCAACCTCTGCAGGTCTCTGTTGAACTGGGACCCAGctcgcccacccccacccctccccaaataCCTGCACAAGaaacccctttctttctctccccctcctgatcctcgccttcctcctcctcctcctcctcctcctcctcgtcctcccgcccctccccccacccgtgGGCCGGGCCACCTGAAGTGCCCGGCGCGTCCCACCCTCGCTGCCCACCCCGGTGGGAGGCAGGCAGCGTGGCCACGTGCCCCCGGTCAGCGTGCGGTACGGGGACGAGGGCGTGTCCTACCTCCGCGCGTCCTGGACGTATCAGCTTCGACGCGGCGACCAGCTGGGGATTTGCTTCGCTTGCTTCAAGGCTGCCTTCCTGGAGCCCAGAGACTCGCCGGAGGAAGCCGATGGGCCCCACCGAGGCGGGgcctgagcagggctggggccccggggatggggctgagctgggggcagggccagggtcaCCCCGCCCAGGAGGGGTCTGTGGAGTGGCGGTCGGGCCCCCCCGGGGTCGGAGGAGGAGGGCCCGGACCACCACTTCGCGCCCACCGAGCTGGAGCCTCAGGACGCCGCacccctgggcctgggccccGAGGACGCTGACTGGACCCAGAGCCTCCCCTGGAGGCTCGGGGGGCCCCCGCCCGCGCACACTGGCCGAGGCCCCCTCCTCCGTGGCAGGGGTTTCTCAGAGTGGACCTGCCCCCGGGGGAGCCCACGGTGTTGGAGCCGGGCACCACGCGGGCCGTGGACCCCGCCGAGGCCCGGGCCGTGGACCCCGCCGAGGCCCGGGCCGAGGCCGAGGCCGAGGCCCGGGTAAGGGACGCGCAGCGCCTCTCCGCGGCGGGCTGCTGCGATGCCGTCTACCTCCGGAAGACGACGCCGGGGTGGGTCCTGCGGAAAGTCCTGGAAAGTCCTGGAAAGTGCTGCTGGAGCCCGATGAGGTGTGGGCGGTGGGACTCCAAGACGCACCCCAGAAGCAGGACCTGCACCGGTGGAAGCGGAGCGTTCTGGAGTCCTCTCCTCCGGGGCAGGACGAGGAGCTGGTCCCTGCGGACACAGCCCTGCTGAAGAGGGGACTCGCcatcctctcttcttccccctggGCCAAGGCGGGGGCGAGGGAGGGGGCCCCCGCATCGCCCGGGCCCCCGGCCTCCTCCTGCCACGGGTGGGATCCCGGCACCACCGAGCCCGGGAGCAGCGGGCCCAGTGGGGGGAGCCTGGCTGCCGTGGGAGCCTCGGCCCCGGGGGAGCTGGCCCGCTTCCCGCCCTTCGCCGAGGGCCCCAGAACTGAGGGCCCGAGGCCCAAGTGGCCACCGTCGTCctggccgccccctccccgcgaCAGCCAGGGGAGCCACCGGCCAAGAATAGGGGGGCCGGTGCCTGGGGACGAAGAATGGGGAGCTGCGTCGGGACTGAGGATCGGGACCGTCTCTGCCTCCGTGGAAGGGACCCAAAAGCCCGTAAGCGGGAGAGAGGTTCTCCTCCGCCAAACGCCACGGAGCCGGGAACGCGACGCCCTGGGCGACGCGCTTCGCGAACGGTTGCAGCCGCGCAGCTTGTGAAGTGGGGTGCAGGGTGCGCGTCTGGACCCCGGCCCCGCCCTTGGCCACACGCAGGGGTGTGTCGAGTGGGACACGCGCGCCCCGGAGCATGCGGAGGTGGGGGCGACGGGGATGCGTGCTTGCCTCCGCCTGGACGGTCTCTGGGGCCCCAGGAGACCCTGTCGGCGGCAGTGGGGACGCTGGTGTGCGCTGGGAGAGGCCTGGTTTCGGATGTTGGCTATTTTATGCGGTTTGACCGTTTACCACCCGTTTCTTTGTGTGTCGTTTGTTAACTAAATAAAGTCAGAAGAGTTTTGCATCAAGCCGTGGGCTGAGTCATCTTTCAGTTAGTCCTTGTTGATTGGCTTTGTCATCTCGGTGCCTTGGATGAGTCCTTGGCAGGTTTCGATCTCCCAGAGTAGGAGACAGAAGTGGGACAGCACAGGGCAGGTGAGTCAAGTTCGGCTCCTGGTAAGAGTTTGGTTCCCTGGTGCTTCTCACGttatttataaacaaacacatgcacactgaAAATAAAGGGCCGTGTTTGAACAATAATGGCtatggcaggggcaggggccagCCTCCCAGGGTGCTGCTCCTTCCCAGGAGTCGGGTGCTCTAGCAGACACAGGGCGCCATGGGCAGAGAAGATGCTGTGAAGCAGTCGGTTCTCCTTGGAAATGACTGATCTGGAGGTTTCTGAAGCCCTCTGTTGGTGTCTCTGGGTGACACAGCCTTCCCATGATTCAAGGGTGGGCTGTGACTCTTTCAGTGACACACACAGGTCCACTCCGGAGGGTTTTACTGTGAGTTAGGGTTACCCCTAGCAACTTTGAGGGCAGTCTCCCTCCTGTGTGTGCAGAAGCCAGGCTCCTGGTTAAATCATGAAGGCCTCTGATGCTAATTAAGTGGTGACAAAGCAATCACGCAGCACGAGTTTGCAACACTGCACTTCAACAGCCCTGATAATTTTATGAGCTTAGTGAGTTGGAGTCCGTTGGGACACGTGCCTGGCTCCTCTCCCAAACAAACCCAGCCTGGTCTTGCCTTTgtcccctctccatccctccagGTTAaacattccattcattcattattccaGCCAACCCTTGTTTGGGGCAgcctctttttgttttccctcaatGACCAGGCTTCTTTGCAGTACTGGGGGTGCCTGGTCAGGACCAGCAGTCCTCCGGCAGCGCCCAGGCGAGAGCTCCCCTCCATACCAGACTGCCGGCAGTGCCTGAGCACGTCTCACCTGAAAACAGAGAAGACACCGAGTCACCAGGTGATGGCGAAagcaaaaaaatatgaaatccccccaaaatgaaatatgtaGCTACCATCTGAATGACGTGCCCAGTAGGTAACCATGTAGGTACGTGTTCGTCACAGCACCGTTCACAGTCCAAATGGCCAGATGAAGGGGTGAACAAATGCGGCACGTTCGTGCAACGGAGCGTTATTCACCATAAGAGGAGTGAGGCACCGGCGCACGCCACAGTGTGGACGAACTCCCAGAGCGTCACGCCCAGTGGGGGGAGGCCATGCCGTAGGACTCCACTTACGTGGATGTCTAATAGACAACTGCACAGAGACAGAGCCGATCATGCTTGCCAGGGACCGGGGGAAAGGGGGAAGCGGAGTCATTGCTCAACGGGTGTAGGGTCTCCTTTGGAGACACTGACAATGTTCTAGAACTGGATAGAGGTGACAGTTGCACAATAGTTAATTGCATAATAGGTTATGAGAATTTCAcctcaaacttaaaaaatcaaatgtcaaAGTCATAGCACATCAGTCCAGAGTAGAGATACCTGTGTGCTCGTCCCAGGGGACCCGTGaaaacaacccccacccccgaaCGCCCCCAGACAGGGCTCCAATGTGAATTATTCTCTCCACTGAAAACAGCTGCATCCGTTCAGGCTGCTAA
It encodes:
- the TEX19 gene encoding LOW QUALITY PROTEIN: testis-expressed protein 19 (The sequence of the model RefSeq protein was modified relative to this genomic sequence to represent the inferred CDS: inserted 3 bases in 2 codons), with protein sequence SARRVPPSLPTPVGGRQRGHVPPVSVRYGDEGVSYLRASWTYQLRRGDQLGICFACFKAAFLEPRDSPEXSRWAPPRRGLSRAGAPGMGLSWGQGQGHPAQEGSVEWXGRAPPGSEEEGPDHHFAPTELEPQDAAPLGLGPEDADWTQSLPWRLGGPPPAHTGRGPLLRGRGFSEWTCPRGSPRCWSRAPRGPWTPPRPGPWTPPRPGPRPRPRPG